The nucleotide sequence GTCGCTCCTGTTCCGCCGTACCGTTCCTGCCACGCGCGGGCCTGGCGTACCGACTGCTCCAGGACCCAGCGGCCCAGCGGCACGATCAGGCCGGTGCGCTCGGCGAGCGGGATGAAGCGGTCGGGGCCGAGGACGCCGTGTTGCGGGTGCAGCCAGCGGACCAGGGCCTCGGCGCCGCGCACAGTCCCGTCGCCCAGGTGGACCAGCGGCTGGTACTCGATGAAGAACTCGCCCCGGTCCAGCGCGGCGGGCAGCGCGGTGGTGAGCCCGTGCCGGGTGATGGCGCGGGCGTCGGCCTCGGCGTCGGCCATCTCGTAGCGGTTGCCGCCCGCCGACTTGGCCCGGTACATCGTGATGTCGGCGCTGCGCAGTACCTCCGCCGGGCCGCGCTCCCCCGCCGGGCCCTCGACGATGCCGATGCTGCCGCGGACCAGCAGTTCCCGGCCTTCGATGCGGACCGGGGTGACCAGCGCGTTCATGATGCGGTCGGCGAGTTCGTCGACCTCGCGTTCGGTGTCGGTACCGGTGGTCAGCGCCACGAACTCGTCGCCGCCGAGCCGGGCGACCATCTCGCCGGGCGCGGTCGCGCAGGACTGCAGCCGGTCGGCGACCTCGACGAGCAGCCGGTCGCCGGCCGCGTGTCCGAGGCTGTCGTTGATGGTCTTGAAGCCGTCGAGGTCGAGGTAGCAGAGGCCGAAGCGCTGGCCGTCGCCCGCCGCGAGGGCCTTCTCCAGGCGCTCGAAGAACAGGGTGCGGTTGGGCAGTCCGGTGAGCGCGTCGTGGGTGGCCTCGTAGCGGAGGCGGAGGTTGAGCAGCCGACGCTCGGTGGTGTCCTCCATGAGGGCCAGCTGGTACTGGGGCCGGCCGTCGGCGTCACGCAGCAGGGACACCGTCAGGTTGGTCCACAGGACCGTGCCGTCAGGTCGGTGGAACGCCTTTTCGGTGTGGTAGTGCTCGCGGTCGCCGCGGACCAGCTCCTCGTAGAGGCGCCACACCTGGGGCGCGTCCTCGGTGTGCTTCCACTGGGGGACGCGGCGCCCGCGCATCGACTGCTCGGTGACCCCGAACATGCGCAGCAGAGCCCCGTTGACCTGGAGGATGTTGCCTTCGAGGTCGGCGATGCCGATGCCTATGGCGGCGCCCTCGAACACCGCGCGGAACCGGGCCTCGGTCGCGTGCAGCGCCAGGGCGACCGCTCCCTGGGCCTCCAGCGCCGCGCGGGCGATCGCCTCCTGCTCGGCCAGCGTCCGCTGCCGCAGCGCCTCGGCGAAGCCGGCGGCCATCGCGGACTGCAGCCGCGCGG is from Streptomyces sp. NBC_01314 and encodes:
- a CDS encoding putative bifunctional diguanylate cyclase/phosphodiesterase is translated as MRAEPDGPEDRLRRFATIWSRAVFPVTSTSLTRPEFEVQLLPLARRLSEALRARTYDAEAGKAVGAALVEAHCTEPEALGQTLDCVDAYLVLYCGGDGPQEDLRARAARLQSAMAAGFAEALRQRTLAEQEAIARAALEAQGAVALALHATEARFRAVFEGAAIGIGIADLEGNILQVNGALLRMFGVTEQSMRGRRVPQWKHTEDAPQVWRLYEELVRGDREHYHTEKAFHRPDGTVLWTNLTVSLLRDADGRPQYQLALMEDTTERRLLNLRLRYEATHDALTGLPNRTLFFERLEKALAAGDGQRFGLCYLDLDGFKTINDSLGHAAGDRLLVEVADRLQSCATAPGEMVARLGGDEFVALTTGTDTEREVDELADRIMNALVTPVRIEGRELLVRGSIGIVEGPAGERGPAEVLRSADITMYRAKSAGGNRYEMADAEADARAITRHGLTTALPAALDRGEFFIEYQPLVHLGDGTVRGAEALVRWLHPQHGVLGPDRFIPLAERTGLIVPLGRWVLEQSVRQARAWQERYGGTGATGPLRVNVNLSPCQLTHPGLVQDTVDILERAGLQPDALCLEVTESALIGADDDLLKPLRRLSEMGVDIALDDFGTGYSNLANLRRLPVRVLKLDRSFTQSMQQFPADPVDLKIVEGIVSLAHSLDLAVTVEGVETGAQAEQLRILGCDTAQGWYYARPGPPERLHELALVDAAG